In one Fodinicola acaciae genomic region, the following are encoded:
- the ngcE gene encoding N-acetylglucosamine/diacetylchitobiose ABC transporter substrate-binding protein translates to MAGPSEVSRRTLLGRAAALGALAVPGAALLDACATGGGSGTGGGEKGTVSAANPLGVKEDAPLDVVIFKGGFGDQYAKDAEAAYKKKYPKATVKHTPTQQITQLLAPKFVGGNPPDVIDNSGAQNLDMNSLVSKGQLTDLTPLLDAASLDDPNKKVRDTLISGTVEQGQYGGKEVYALNYAYTVFGVWYSQTALDKYQITYPKTWAEMIAACEKLKKAGVAGWTYAGKYAYYVHFVMYAMIAKIGGIDVMNKIDNLEPNAWKDPAVKTAVEAFAELASKGYVLTGSEGLTHIESQTAWNQGKAIFIPNGSWVENESKPTTPANFKMGVGGPPSASAADKLPYGSTWTTAGEPFIVPKDGKNALGGMELLRIMLSKQQSQNFAKLVSSLTCVAGAVDGLSLPPGLTAANALLKLANDAKASSNPRLSDWYPDLEKKVLGQNTQLLMSKRLSAADWITRAQAGADAVAKNSAIKKFKHTS, encoded by the coding sequence ATGGCTGGACCATCTGAGGTGTCCCGGCGGACGCTGCTCGGCAGAGCGGCGGCGCTAGGCGCTTTGGCTGTCCCTGGCGCGGCGTTGCTGGATGCCTGTGCCACCGGAGGCGGCAGCGGTACGGGTGGCGGCGAGAAAGGCACGGTCAGCGCGGCCAACCCGCTCGGCGTCAAGGAAGACGCGCCGCTCGACGTGGTCATCTTCAAGGGTGGTTTCGGCGACCAGTACGCGAAGGACGCGGAAGCCGCGTACAAGAAGAAGTATCCGAAGGCGACCGTCAAGCACACCCCGACCCAGCAGATCACCCAGCTGCTCGCGCCGAAGTTCGTCGGCGGCAACCCGCCGGACGTGATCGACAACTCCGGTGCGCAGAACCTGGACATGAACAGCCTGGTGAGCAAGGGCCAGCTGACCGACCTGACGCCGCTGCTGGACGCGGCGTCGCTGGACGACCCCAACAAGAAGGTCCGCGACACGCTGATCTCCGGCACCGTCGAGCAGGGCCAGTACGGCGGCAAAGAGGTCTACGCGCTCAACTACGCCTACACCGTCTTCGGCGTGTGGTATTCGCAGACCGCGCTGGACAAATACCAGATCACCTACCCCAAGACCTGGGCCGAGATGATCGCCGCCTGCGAGAAGCTGAAGAAGGCTGGCGTCGCCGGTTGGACGTACGCGGGCAAGTACGCCTACTACGTGCACTTCGTCATGTACGCGATGATCGCCAAGATCGGCGGCATCGACGTCATGAACAAGATCGACAACCTGGAGCCCAACGCCTGGAAGGACCCGGCCGTCAAGACCGCGGTCGAGGCGTTCGCTGAGCTGGCCAGCAAGGGCTACGTGCTGACCGGCAGTGAGGGCCTGACCCACATCGAGTCGCAGACCGCGTGGAACCAGGGCAAGGCCATCTTCATCCCGAACGGCTCGTGGGTGGAGAACGAGTCCAAGCCAACCACGCCGGCCAACTTCAAGATGGGCGTCGGTGGACCGCCGTCGGCCAGCGCCGCGGACAAGCTGCCGTACGGCAGCACCTGGACGACCGCCGGTGAGCCGTTCATCGTGCCGAAGGACGGCAAGAACGCGCTCGGTGGCATGGAGCTGCTGCGGATCATGCTGTCCAAGCAGCAGTCGCAGAACTTCGCCAAGCTGGTCAGCTCGCTGACCTGTGTCGCCGGCGCGGTCGACGGCCTGTCGCTGCCGCCGGGCCTGACCGCCGCCAACGCGCTGCTGAAGCTGGCCAACGACGCCAAGGCCAGCTCCAACCCGCGGCTGTCGGACTGGTATCCGGACCTGGAGAAGAAGGTGCTCGGCCAGAACACGCAGCTGCTGATGAGCAAGCGGCTGTCGGCGGCCGACTGGATCACCCGCGCTCAGGCCGGCGCCGACGCGGTGGCCAAGAACAGCGCCATCAAGAAGTTCAAGCACACTTCCTGA